One part of the Phoenix dactylifera cultivar Barhee BC4 chromosome 4, palm_55x_up_171113_PBpolish2nd_filt_p, whole genome shotgun sequence genome encodes these proteins:
- the LOC103700205 gene encoding 15.4 kDa class V heat shock protein: MELLPYHHHAFPWRFFLARSFLSPPNTTIPPSNYVHWNETPESHIYTANITGVRKEDIRVEVEDSRYMVIRTEESEDGGESPERDRRSFMRKFRLPQMVNVDGISAGYEDGVLTVTVPRSISRGRLIVDPQDLAAQAHHSVARAA, from the exons ATGGAGCTCCTCCCCTACCATCACCACGCCTTCCCCTGGCGCTTCTTCCTCGCCCGATCCTTCCTCTCCCCACCCAACACCACCATCCCTCCGTCCAACTATGTCCATTGGAACGAAACACCGGAATCCCATATCTACACCGCCAACATAACTG GTGTGAGGAAGGAGGACATCAGAGTAGAGGTGGAGGACTCGAGGTACATGGTGATAAGGACGGAGGAGAGCGAGGACGGCGGGGAGTCGCCGGAGAGGGACCGGAGGAGCTTCATGAGGAAGTTCCGGCTGCCGCAGATGGTGAACGTCGATGGGATCTCGGCGGGGTATGAGGATGGGGTGCTGACGGTGACCGTGCCCAGATCCATATCTAGGGGAAGGCTCATCGTTGATCCCCAAGATTtggcggcccaggcccaccatTCGGTGGCCCGTGCCGCTTGA